Proteins co-encoded in one Setaria viridis chromosome 9, Setaria_viridis_v4.0, whole genome shotgun sequence genomic window:
- the LOC117840370 gene encoding uncharacterized protein, with amino-acid sequence MVAARPSAPPIYVVNGSVDLEPLTGEPGHGWSRIECASKKAYGCGKSIEGAVQGLTLYVRLGDGPLVTSSLAIRMSDEALRRFDDSEPDEPAGASRKESPEMYAVGRILMAEQQGIIVIALSFRRECRDDDLFYFLVYDNIDASLSMINYLPDLYQATGASLQPVPNRTVGGACELLLMARELTNELPPVLCVFPPAAWAANSACPWQIKGRRFPRGEIREPFMATTAFSFQGKGFWADLAQGLVYCDLHRTTSDCNSSVDFGFIGSPGGCKLDVAETLRLRDEPTNLTRIMGCSGDSSIWFICIDCATEYGDDSVTMWTLQPPHGRWKEEWKFSTRELWGFDGFKEAGLPEAPPEFPVLTADGHLCVVLTDQRGSFEDDVLVGHICGIDVPNEGPMACSYLAFQLLPKDSTMPWSVKMTWFHWNTRSLMSVKG; translated from the coding sequence ATGGTCGCGGCCCGGCCTTCCGCTCCTCCTATCTACGTGGTGAACGGCAGCGTGGATCTGGAGCCACTTACCGGCGAGCCAGGGCACGGGTGGAGTAGGATCGAGTGCGCAAGCAAGAAGGCTTACGGATGCGGGAAGTCCATCGAGGGGGCGGTGCAAGGCCTCACGCTCTACGTGCGCCTCGGCGACGGCCCGCTCGTCACCTCCTCCCTGGCCATCCGCATGAGCGACGAGGCTCTCCGGAGGTTCGACGACTCGGAGCCTGATGAGCCTGCTGGCGCCAGCCGCAAGGAGAGCCCCGAGATGTATGCCGTGGGCCGCATCCTGATGGCCGAGCAGCAGGGCATCATCGTCATCGCGCTCAGCTTCCGCCGCGAGTGCCGTGACGACGACCTCTTCTACTTCCTCGTCTACGACAACATCGACGCGTCACTCTCCATGATCAACTACCTTCCAGATCTCTACCAGGCCACTGGTGCGTCGTTGCAGCCCGTCCCCAATCGCACCGTTGGCGGCGCTTGCGAGCTGCTCCTCATGGCTCGTGAGCTGACAAATGAGCTGCCGCCCGTTCTCTGCGTGTTCCCTCCGGCGGCATGGGCGGCGAACTCAGCGTGTCCGTGGCAGATAAAGGGGAGGCGCTTTCCGCGTGGGGAGATCCGGGAACCGTTCATGGCGACCACGGCCTTCTCTTTCCAAGGCAAGGGTTTCTGGGCCGATCTCGCGCAAGGCCTCGTGTACTGCGACCTGCACAGAACCACCAGCGACTGCAACTCTAGTGTGGATTTCGGCTTCATCGGGTCGCCGGGTGGGTGCAAGCTTGACGTGGCTGAGACTCTGAGGTTGAGGGATGAACCGACGAATCTAACCCGGATCATGGGCTGCAGTGGGGACTCCTCCATCTGGTTCATCTGCATCGATTGCGCCACTGAATATGGGGATGACTCGGTGACGATGTGGACTCTGCAACCGCCTCACGGGCGTTGGAAGGAAGAGTGGAAGTTCTCTACCAGAGAGCTCTGGGGGTTCGACGGCTTCAAGGAGGCGGGCTTGCCAGAggcgccgccggagttccctgtGCTCACGGCTGATGGTCACCTCTGCGTTGTGCTGACTGACCAGCGCGGATCCTTTGAAGATGACGTTTTGGTGGGTCACATCTGCGGCATTGACGTGCCTAACGAGGGTCCTATGGCATGCAGTTATCTTGCCTTCCAGCTTCTTCCAAAGGACAGTACCATGCCATGGTCGGTGAAAATGACCTGGTTTCATTGGAACACGAGATCTCTGA
- the LOC117839424 gene encoding cell number regulator 10, producing MYPAKSSEAAPATGNATSQWSSGLCDCFDDCGLCCLTCWCPCITFGRVAEIVDRGATSCGASGTLYALLASLTGCHWIYSCTYRSKMRAQFGLPENPCCDCCVHFCCEPCALCQQYTELKARGFDPKLGWDLNAQRGAGAGKAMYAPAEQGMGR from the coding sequence ATGTATCCGGCGAAGTCCagcgaggcggcgccggcgaccggcAACGCCACCAGCCAGTGGTCCTCGGGGCTCTGCGACTGCTTCGACGACTGCGGGCTGTGCTGCCTGACGTGCTGGTGCCCGTGCATCACGTTCGGGCGCGTCGCCGAGATCGTGGACCGGGGCGCGACGTCGTGCGGGGCGAGCGGGACGCTGTACGCGCTGCTGGCCTCCCTCACGGGGTGCCACTGGATCTACTCCTGCACGTACCGCTCCAAGATGCGCGCCCAGTTCGGCCTCCCGGAGAACCCCTGCTGCGACTGCTGCGTCCACTTCTGCTGCGAGCCCTGCGCGCTCTGCCAGCAGTACACCGAGCTCAAGGCCCGCGGCTTCGACCCCAAACTCGGATGGGACCTCAACGcccagcgcggcgccggcgccggaaaAGCCATGTACGCGCCGGCGGAACAGGGGATGGGCCGCTGA
- the LOC117839417 gene encoding uncharacterized protein — protein MTGPFPELCVGELGQRLLDIQNAIASAAPGQGASIAGAPGQVDVKALVAVALQAASEAGAVAVSIFEGKLPGFNTGVPDFRKCLGNCSVTMSSAMQKLYGASAALRSGNHEVAKTLASRSFTDVSSCTVSCKDLNGDVRLIIVQSLTEF, from the coding sequence ATGACGGGTCCCTTCCCGGAGCTCTGCGTGGGGGAGCTGGGGCAGCGTCTCCTCGACATCCAGAACGCGatcgcgtcggcggcgccggggcaggGCGCCAGCATCGCGGGCGCCCCGGGTCAGGTGGACGTGAAGGCGCTGGTGGCGGTGGCCCTGCAGGCGGCGTCggaggccggcgcggtggcggtgTCCATCTTCGAGGGCAAGCTCCCGGGGTTCAACACCGGCGTGCCCGACTTCCGCAAGTGCCTCGGCAACTGCAGCGTCACCATGAGCAGCGCCATGCAGAAGCTCTACGGCGCCTCGGCGGCGCTGCGGTCCGGGAACCACGAGGTGGCCAAGACGCTGGCGTCGCGCTCCTTCACCGACGTGTCGTCCTGCACCGTCAGCTGCAAGGACCTCAACGGTGACGTGCGCCTCATCATCGTGCAGAGCCTCACCGAGTTCTAG